One part of the Streptomyces lydicus genome encodes these proteins:
- a CDS encoding DUF5336 domain-containing protein, translated as MNIRSLTRGDGVVIGAAVLLFIASFLSLTGAPDCSGPYAKYCEAQDYSGINAWDALSTLMSVYLAGVIGAALVVLSRALPQPRKVAGLDLGQFGVALTVFAAWTAFWTLIDANSAGAGLIIGLIAALVLAGGAVAGPLVPALKPALIGAPKPQAAPYGAGPNPGYGYPGAQQQAGGYGYPGAQQQPQPQAGQTHGQQVPAEATAGGAAGAAPAAGGAPEFAPFWFAVPVARPLYGEDGSPSPIAELAPGTWYLAVEQRGQALIAQTQDGRRGVLQDTTGIQRG; from the coding sequence GTGAACATCCGCTCCCTCACTCGAGGCGACGGCGTGGTGATCGGAGCAGCGGTGTTGCTGTTCATCGCCTCGTTCCTCTCCCTCACCGGCGCCCCGGACTGCTCCGGCCCGTACGCCAAGTACTGCGAGGCCCAGGACTACAGCGGCATCAACGCCTGGGACGCGCTGTCCACGCTCATGAGCGTGTACCTGGCCGGAGTGATCGGCGCGGCGCTCGTCGTCCTCAGCCGTGCGCTGCCGCAGCCGCGCAAGGTCGCCGGTCTCGACCTCGGCCAGTTCGGTGTCGCCCTGACCGTCTTCGCGGCGTGGACGGCGTTCTGGACCCTCATCGACGCCAACAGCGCGGGCGCGGGCCTGATCATCGGCCTGATCGCGGCGCTGGTGCTGGCCGGCGGCGCGGTCGCCGGACCGCTGGTCCCGGCGCTGAAGCCGGCCCTGATCGGCGCCCCCAAGCCGCAGGCCGCCCCGTACGGCGCGGGCCCCAACCCGGGTTACGGCTACCCGGGCGCCCAGCAGCAGGCGGGCGGTTACGGCTACCCGGGCGCGCAGCAGCAGCCGCAGCCGCAGGCCGGGCAGACGCACGGTCAGCAGGTCCCGGCCGAGGCGACGGCCGGCGGCGCGGCGGGTGCCGCCCCGGCGGCCGGCGGCGCGCCGGAGTTCGCACCGTTCTGGTTCGCGGTGCCCGTGGCGCGCCCGCTGTACGGCGAGGACGGTTCGCCGTCGCCGATCGCCGAACTGGCGCCCGGCACCTGGTACCTCGCGGTGGAGCAGCGCGGTCAGGCCCTGATCGCGCAGACCCAGGACGGCCGGCGCGGAGTCCTTCAGGACACCACCGGCATCCAGCGCGGCTGA
- a CDS encoding maleylpyruvate isomerase family mycothiol-dependent enzyme, whose translation MTLQGSLTHEEYCAQLLAETDAFREIVRHADLSVTVPTCPDWTLADLARHVGGAHRWAGTLVAARAKENVDDADIPEGDGPAGRDAAALDAWLAEGAERTVAALREAGPDAEVWSWSPVQRAGFWARRMTHETVIHRADAALAAGAGFDVPAPVAADCLEEWLQICELPVFAQRFAGSGTELFGPGRTLHVHATDAPPELTAEWLLDLTGEAPIHRRTHEKATVALRGPLSDVLRVVYRRLPADSDRVEVLGERALLDAWLAWASFG comes from the coding sequence ATGACACTCCAAGGCTCCCTCACCCACGAGGAATACTGCGCTCAACTCCTCGCCGAGACCGACGCGTTCCGGGAGATCGTGCGCCACGCCGATCTCTCGGTGACCGTGCCGACCTGCCCCGACTGGACGCTGGCCGACCTCGCCCGGCACGTGGGGGGCGCGCACCGCTGGGCCGGCACCCTCGTCGCCGCCCGCGCGAAGGAGAACGTCGACGACGCGGACATCCCGGAGGGCGACGGCCCCGCGGGCCGGGACGCGGCGGCGCTGGACGCCTGGCTGGCGGAGGGCGCCGAGCGGACCGTGGCGGCGCTGCGGGAGGCCGGGCCGGACGCCGAGGTGTGGTCCTGGTCGCCGGTGCAGCGGGCCGGCTTCTGGGCCCGCCGGATGACACACGAGACGGTGATCCACCGGGCCGACGCCGCGCTCGCCGCGGGCGCCGGCTTCGACGTCCCGGCACCGGTCGCCGCGGACTGCCTGGAGGAGTGGCTGCAGATCTGCGAACTGCCGGTGTTCGCGCAGCGGTTCGCCGGAAGCGGCACGGAACTCTTCGGTCCGGGCCGTACGCTGCACGTCCACGCCACCGACGCGCCGCCCGAGTTGACCGCCGAGTGGCTCCTCGACCTCACCGGGGAGGCGCCCATCCACCGGCGCACCCACGAGAAGGCGACGGTCGCGCTGCGCGGCCCGCTCAGCGATGTGCTCCGCGTCGTCTACCGGCGGCTGCCCGCCGACAGCGACCGGGTCGAGGTGCTGGGCGAGCGGGCGCTGCTCGATGCGTGGCTGGCGTGGGCGTCGTTCGGGTGA
- a CDS encoding class I SAM-dependent methyltransferase — MLTVDFSRFPLAPGDRVLDLGCGAGRHAFECYRRGAQVVALDQNGDEIREVAKWFAAMEEAGEAPAGASATAMEGDALNLPFPDDSFDVVIISEVMEHIPDDKGVLAEMVRVLRPGGRIAVTVPRYGPEKICWTLSDAYHEVEGGHIRIYRGDELLGKMREAGLEPYGTHHAHGLHSPYWWLKCAFGVDNDKALPVQAYHKLLVWDIMKKPLATRLAERALNPVIGKSFVVYATKPHLPETQAADATGVPAETAEPAAKPAPRARKAAKSSAKSSAGAAK; from the coding sequence GTGCTGACCGTCGACTTTTCCCGTTTCCCGCTCGCCCCGGGCGACCGCGTGCTCGACCTGGGCTGCGGCGCCGGCCGGCACGCCTTCGAGTGTTACCGGCGCGGCGCGCAGGTCGTCGCCCTCGACCAGAACGGAGACGAGATCCGCGAGGTCGCCAAGTGGTTCGCCGCGATGGAGGAGGCCGGTGAGGCCCCGGCGGGCGCCTCCGCCACCGCCATGGAAGGCGATGCGCTCAACCTGCCCTTCCCCGACGACAGCTTCGACGTCGTGATCATCTCCGAGGTGATGGAGCACATCCCGGACGACAAGGGCGTGCTCGCCGAGATGGTGCGGGTGCTGCGCCCCGGCGGCCGGATCGCCGTCACCGTGCCCCGCTACGGCCCCGAGAAGATCTGCTGGACGCTCAGCGACGCCTACCACGAGGTCGAGGGGGGCCACATCCGCATCTACCGCGGCGACGAACTCCTCGGCAAGATGCGGGAGGCCGGCCTGGAGCCGTACGGCACGCACCACGCCCACGGGCTGCACAGCCCGTACTGGTGGCTCAAGTGCGCCTTCGGGGTGGACAACGACAAGGCGCTGCCGGTGCAGGCGTACCACAAGCTGCTGGTCTGGGACATCATGAAGAAGCCGCTGGCCACCCGGCTCGCCGAGCGGGCACTGAACCCCGTCATCGGCAAGAGCTTCGTCGTCTACGCCACCAAGCCGCACCTGCCCGAAACGCAGGCCGCCGACGCGACGGGCGTGCCCGCCGAGACCGCCGAACCGGCCGCGAAGCCCGCCCCCCGGGCCCGGAAGGCCGCCAAGTCCTCCGCCAAGTCCTCCGCCGGGGCCGCCAAGTGA
- a CDS encoding LLM class F420-dependent oxidoreductase, producing the protein MRLGLALGYWGRGPDPRHLDLAREAERLGYDSVWTAEAWGSDAFTALTWIAAHTSRIRLGTGIAQMAARTPTATAMHALTLDHLSGGRLLLGLGLSGPQVVEGWYGRPFPKSPLTATREYVDTIRQVLRRDGPVQVDGLFHPLPYRGADGTGLGKALKPITHPLRAGIPLLLGAEGPRNIAQTTRIADGWLPLYWSPQRTGVYRDALADAPPGFLIAPMARAVVCDDVAEGLLPVKAMLGFYIGGMGAAAKNFHADLMARMGFAEEARRVQRLFLEGRREEAVRAVPDAFADEISLVGPRERIAERLALWRAGPVTDLLVTAPDPQTLRVLAELNS; encoded by the coding sequence ATGCGACTCGGCCTGGCACTGGGCTACTGGGGCCGCGGCCCCGACCCCCGGCACCTCGATCTCGCCCGCGAGGCCGAGCGGCTGGGCTACGACTCGGTGTGGACCGCGGAAGCCTGGGGGTCGGACGCCTTCACCGCGCTGACCTGGATCGCCGCCCACACCTCCCGCATCCGGCTCGGCACCGGCATCGCGCAGATGGCCGCCCGCACCCCCACCGCCACCGCGATGCACGCCCTCACCCTCGACCATCTCTCCGGTGGCCGGCTGCTGCTGGGCCTGGGGCTGTCCGGGCCGCAGGTCGTCGAGGGGTGGTACGGGCGGCCGTTCCCCAAGAGCCCGCTGACCGCCACCCGCGAATACGTGGACACGATCCGTCAGGTGCTGCGCCGCGACGGCCCGGTGCAGGTGGACGGGCTGTTCCATCCGCTGCCCTACCGCGGCGCGGACGGCACCGGTCTGGGCAAGGCGCTCAAGCCGATCACCCACCCGCTGCGGGCCGGGATCCCGCTCCTGCTGGGCGCCGAGGGCCCCAGGAACATCGCCCAGACGACCCGGATCGCGGACGGCTGGCTGCCGCTGTACTGGTCTCCGCAGCGCACCGGCGTCTACCGGGACGCGCTGGCCGACGCCCCGCCGGGCTTCCTGATCGCACCCATGGCACGCGCCGTGGTCTGCGACGACGTCGCCGAGGGGCTGCTGCCGGTGAAGGCGATGCTCGGCTTCTACATCGGCGGGATGGGCGCCGCCGCCAAGAACTTCCACGCCGACCTGATGGCGCGGATGGGCTTCGCGGAGGAGGCCCGGCGGGTGCAGCGGCTCTTCCTCGAAGGCCGCAGGGAGGAGGCCGTACGCGCCGTGCCGGACGCCTTCGCCGACGAGATATCCCTGGTCGGGCCGCGCGAACGGATCGCCGAGCGGCTGGCGTTGTGGCGCGCGGGCCCGGTCACCGACCTGCTGGTCACCGCACCGGACCCGCAGACGCTACGGGTGCTGGCCGAGCTGAACTCCTGA
- a CDS encoding glycosyltransferase family 4 protein, translating to MTAEAVHAAAPRPAEAASASLPTNGERPLRIAMLTYKGNPFCGGQGVYVRHLSRELARLGHTVEVIGAQPYPVLDEGVTLTELPSLDLYRQPDPFRTPGRGEYRDWIDAVEVGTMWTGGFPEPLTFSLRARRHLAARRGQFDVVHDNQTLGYGLLGGPGALGAPLVTTIHHPITVDRRLDLAAAHDWKRRLSVRRWYGFTRMQKRVARRLPSVLTVSGSSRQEIIDDLAVPSGRIHVVHIGADTDLFSPDASVPEVPGRIVTTSSADVPLKGLIHLVEALAKVRTENPDAHLVVVGKRADDGPVAAAIERLGLAGAIEFVKGISDRELVDLVRGAQVACVPSLYEGFSLPAAEAMATGTPLLATTGGAIPEVAGTDGETCLAVPPGDAGALAAGLLRLLGDEALRRRLGAAGRERVLARFTWRQAALGTAERYREAIALQGGRTAARTLRT from the coding sequence GTGACCGCAGAGGCCGTCCACGCAGCCGCGCCGCGCCCCGCAGAGGCCGCCTCCGCCTCCCTCCCGACGAACGGTGAGCGACCCCTGCGCATCGCGATGCTCACGTACAAGGGGAACCCGTTCTGCGGCGGACAGGGCGTCTACGTGCGCCACCTCTCGCGTGAACTGGCCCGCCTCGGCCACACCGTCGAGGTCATCGGCGCGCAGCCCTATCCCGTCCTCGACGAGGGAGTGACCCTCACCGAGCTGCCGAGCTTGGACCTCTACCGCCAGCCGGACCCGTTCCGCACGCCGGGCCGCGGCGAGTACCGCGACTGGATCGACGCCGTCGAGGTCGGCACGATGTGGACCGGCGGCTTCCCCGAGCCGCTGACCTTCTCGCTGCGCGCCCGGCGCCATCTCGCCGCCCGCCGCGGCCAGTTCGACGTCGTCCACGACAACCAGACCCTCGGCTACGGCCTGCTCGGCGGCCCCGGCGCGCTCGGCGCACCGCTGGTCACCACGATCCACCACCCCATCACCGTCGACCGGCGGCTCGACCTGGCCGCCGCGCACGACTGGAAGCGCCGCCTCTCGGTGCGCCGCTGGTACGGCTTCACCCGGATGCAGAAGCGGGTCGCCCGCCGGCTGCCGTCCGTGCTGACCGTCTCCGGTTCCTCCCGCCAGGAGATCATCGACGACCTCGCCGTTCCCTCCGGACGGATCCACGTCGTCCACATCGGCGCCGACACCGACCTCTTCTCGCCGGACGCCTCGGTGCCCGAGGTACCCGGCCGGATCGTCACCACCTCCAGCGCGGACGTGCCCCTCAAGGGCCTGATCCACCTCGTCGAGGCGCTCGCCAAGGTGCGCACCGAGAACCCCGACGCCCATCTGGTGGTCGTCGGCAAGCGCGCCGACGACGGGCCGGTCGCCGCCGCCATCGAACGGCTCGGGCTGGCCGGCGCCATCGAGTTCGTCAAGGGCATCAGCGACCGCGAACTCGTCGACCTGGTCCGCGGCGCCCAGGTCGCCTGCGTGCCCTCCCTCTACGAGGGCTTCTCTCTGCCCGCTGCCGAAGCGATGGCCACCGGCACCCCGCTGCTGGCCACCACCGGCGGTGCCATCCCCGAGGTCGCCGGCACCGACGGCGAGACCTGTCTCGCCGTTCCGCCGGGCGACGCCGGCGCGTTGGCCGCCGGACTGCTCCGCCTCCTCGGCGACGAGGCCCTGCGCCGCCGGCTCGGCGCCGCCGGCCGGGAGCGGGTACTGGCCCGCTTCACCTGGCGGCAGGCCGCCCTCGGTACCGCCGAGCGCTACCGCGAGGCGATCGCCCTCCAGGGCGGCCGCACCGCCGCCCGCACCCTGCGCACCTAG
- a CDS encoding class I SAM-dependent methyltransferase, whose product MSGPTAPSAPKPEILAAFEAAKGFMPVDEGLALYAAAAEAAALGLPLVEVGTYCGRSTILLADAAREAGVMAVTVDHHRGSEEQQPGWDYHDPDVVDPEVGRMDTLPTFRRTLHAAGLEDQVIAVVGRSPQVAAVWQTPVGLVFIDGGHTDEHASADYEGWAPHVAPGGLLVIHDVFPDPVDEWTGQAPYRIYRRALESGAFTEISAHRSLRVLRRSGPDT is encoded by the coding sequence ATGTCCGGTCCCACGGCTCCGTCCGCTCCGAAGCCGGAGATACTCGCCGCGTTCGAGGCGGCGAAGGGCTTCATGCCCGTGGACGAGGGGCTCGCGCTGTACGCGGCGGCGGCCGAGGCCGCGGCGCTGGGGCTGCCGCTGGTGGAGGTCGGCACCTACTGCGGCCGGTCCACGATCCTGCTCGCGGACGCCGCGCGGGAGGCCGGGGTGATGGCCGTCACCGTCGACCACCACCGGGGCAGCGAGGAGCAGCAGCCCGGCTGGGACTACCACGATCCGGACGTCGTGGACCCGGAGGTCGGCCGGATGGACACCCTCCCCACCTTCCGCCGCACGCTGCACGCCGCCGGCCTGGAGGACCAGGTGATCGCCGTGGTGGGCCGCTCGCCGCAGGTCGCGGCGGTGTGGCAGACGCCGGTGGGGCTGGTCTTCATCGACGGCGGGCACACCGACGAGCACGCGAGCGCCGACTACGAGGGCTGGGCACCGCATGTCGCGCCCGGCGGCCTGCTGGTGATCCACGACGTGTTCCCCGACCCGGTCGACGAATGGACGGGCCAGGCCCCGTACCGCATCTACCGCAGGGCCCTGGAGTCCGGCGCCTTCACCGAGATCTCGGCGCACCGGTCGCTGCGCGTCCTGCGGCGCAGCGGGCCCGATACCTGA
- a CDS encoding prenyltransferase/squalene oxidase repeat-containing protein has protein sequence MTSPGRTERLVLPGVLTAEQAARTVAGILATQREDGAIPWFRGHHLDPWDHTEAAMALDAAGEHERAEAAYDWLVRHQNPDGSWYAAYADGDAEAPTDRGRETNFCAYIAVGVWHHYLSTGDETFLDRMWPAVYAAIEYVLELQQPGGEIGWKREDDGTPVNDALLTGSSSIYQALRCALALAEQREEPQPDWELAVGRLGHAIRSHPERFLDKSRYSMDWYYPILGGAVRGAAARERIDAAWEQFVVPGLGVRCVLPNPWVTGGESAELALALWATGESERAVQILKWMQHLRAEDGMYWTGYVFDDEAIWPRELTSWTAGSLLLAVAAVGGDEATTTVFGGERLPAGLDPDCCRPTGP, from the coding sequence GTGACGAGTCCCGGACGTACCGAACGGCTCGTGCTGCCGGGGGTGCTCACCGCCGAACAGGCGGCCCGTACGGTCGCCGGCATCCTGGCGACCCAGCGCGAGGACGGCGCGATCCCCTGGTTCCGCGGCCACCACCTCGACCCGTGGGACCACACCGAGGCCGCCATGGCCCTGGACGCGGCCGGCGAACACGAGCGCGCCGAGGCCGCGTACGACTGGCTGGTACGCCACCAGAACCCGGACGGGTCCTGGTACGCGGCCTACGCCGACGGCGACGCCGAGGCACCCACCGACCGCGGGCGGGAGACCAACTTCTGCGCCTACATCGCGGTCGGCGTCTGGCACCACTACCTGTCCACCGGCGACGAGACCTTCCTCGACCGCATGTGGCCCGCGGTGTACGCGGCGATCGAGTACGTCCTGGAGCTCCAGCAGCCCGGCGGCGAGATCGGCTGGAAGCGCGAGGACGACGGGACGCCCGTCAACGACGCGCTGCTGACCGGTTCCTCCTCCATCTACCAGGCGCTGCGCTGCGCGCTCGCGCTCGCCGAACAGCGCGAGGAGCCGCAGCCGGACTGGGAGCTGGCGGTCGGCCGCCTCGGCCATGCGATACGCAGCCACCCCGAGCGGTTCCTGGACAAGTCCCGCTACTCCATGGACTGGTACTACCCGATCCTGGGCGGCGCCGTGCGCGGCGCGGCGGCGCGGGAGCGCATCGACGCCGCATGGGAGCAGTTCGTGGTGCCCGGCCTGGGCGTGCGCTGCGTGCTGCCCAACCCCTGGGTCACCGGCGGCGAGAGCGCGGAGCTGGCGCTCGCCCTGTGGGCGACGGGGGAGTCCGAGCGGGCCGTGCAGATCCTCAAGTGGATGCAGCACCTCCGCGCCGAGGACGGCATGTACTGGACCGGCTACGTCTTCGACGACGAGGCGATCTGGCCCCGCGAGCTGACCTCCTGGACCGCCGGCTCGCTGCTGCTCGCGGTCGCGGCCGTCGGCGGTGACGAGGCCACCACCACGGTCTTCGGCGGGGAGCGGCTGCCGGCGGGCCTGGACCCGGACTGCTGCCGGCCGACCGGCCCGTAG
- a CDS encoding N-acetylmuramoyl-L-alanine amidase, which yields MSNGSTFPPHRRLRGTLLLVLAAVVVVSLGGWLLWRAWGDGGPPGAGRPAAGGSSDAAAGGSDGKKGAGSDGTAAPGDRLKGRTVLLDPGHNPHNRDHGREIGRQVDIGTGRKECDTTGTATDDGYAEASFTLDVARRARTLLQHEGAKVIFTQDGDRPYGPCVDERAAAGNKAHADAAVSIHADGSAAGNRGFHVILPARVSAGPADTSAIVGPARKLGERLAGRFATATGSARSNYIGGGTGLDTRSDLGGLNLSHVPKVFIECGNMRDPKDAAQLTDAGWREKAARGITAGITDFLTR from the coding sequence GTGTCGAACGGCAGTACTTTCCCCCCGCACCGCCGCCTGCGCGGCACCCTGCTCCTCGTCCTGGCGGCCGTGGTGGTCGTGAGCCTGGGGGGCTGGCTGCTGTGGCGGGCCTGGGGTGACGGTGGTCCGCCGGGGGCCGGGCGGCCCGCGGCGGGCGGGTCGTCGGACGCGGCCGCCGGCGGGTCCGACGGCAAGAAGGGCGCCGGTTCCGACGGTACGGCGGCTCCGGGCGACCGCCTCAAGGGCAGGACCGTGCTGCTCGACCCGGGGCACAACCCGCACAACCGCGATCACGGCCGGGAGATCGGCCGGCAGGTGGACATCGGCACCGGGCGCAAGGAGTGCGACACCACCGGCACGGCCACCGACGACGGCTACGCCGAGGCGTCCTTCACCCTGGACGTCGCCCGCCGCGCCCGCACCCTCCTGCAGCACGAGGGCGCCAAGGTGATCTTCACCCAGGACGGCGACCGCCCCTACGGGCCGTGCGTGGACGAGCGGGCGGCCGCCGGGAACAAGGCGCACGCCGATGCCGCGGTCTCGATCCACGCCGACGGCTCGGCGGCCGGCAACCGCGGCTTCCACGTGATCCTGCCCGCACGCGTCTCCGCCGGCCCGGCCGACACCTCCGCGATCGTCGGCCCCGCGCGGAAGCTGGGCGAGCGACTGGCCGGCCGGTTCGCCACGGCAACCGGAAGCGCCCGGTCCAATTACATCGGCGGCGGCACCGGACTCGACACCCGCTCCGATCTCGGCGGCCTCAACCTCTCGCACGTACCGAAGGTGTTCATCGAGTGCGGCAATATGCGCGATCCGAAGGACGCCGCGCAATTGACCGACGCCGGGTGGCGGGAAAAGGCGGCCCGGGGGATCACCGCGGGCATTACGGACTTCTTGACGCGCTGA
- a CDS encoding acyl-CoA dehydrogenase — MGIGITQEQRDLAEAVAGWAARTVPPEEVRTLLDAAPGRHGRPAHWNALAAQGLLGLHLPEADGGGGGTLLDLAVVLEELGRAALPGPCLPTTLAAALLHRAGARTLARALATGELVGAVALGPGTLTAVEAADGYVLEGTAPPVLAGADADLIVLAAEAPTETVWLAVDAEALAVRVQESADPTRPTAEVVAHGVRVPGERLLDLDGTLVQDLAGVLFAAESCGTAAWALATATEHATVREQFGRPIGQFQAVKHLCADMLVRCEQARALVWDAARAAHEPPGPRGLAAALATATALDAAFSCAKDCIQILGGIGFTWEHDAHLHLRRALVARQLLGGGDVHRRRAARLAADGVRRALRLELPAEADRYRADARAVIDPVRGLDPAAVRRRLAPTGYAAPHLPRPYGLGADPVQQLAIQQELAAAGVRISELGIATWVVPSLIAHGTPAQQERFLEPTLRGELRWCQLFSEPGAGSDLASLRTRAERVGGGGWRVNGQKVWTSAARWAGHGILLARTDPDAPKHQGLTFFVVDMASPGIDVRPLKEITGEELFNEVYFDDVLLPADAVVGAVHNGWQVARTTLDNERVHMADQLTFDTGLEAIVERVAAPDGPVRAGSDPEGLLTKVGGLAAEAHALGCIGLRTTLRQVSGLEPGAGASIRKLVQTPHQQKVAELALELLGPAGAVREGAGERALHGFLMSRCLTIAGGTTQVQRNVVAERLLGLPRDPEPRPLI; from the coding sequence ATGGGCATCGGAATCACGCAGGAGCAACGCGACCTGGCCGAAGCGGTGGCCGGATGGGCCGCCCGGACCGTGCCGCCCGAGGAGGTGCGCACACTCCTCGACGCCGCGCCCGGCCGGCACGGGCGCCCCGCCCACTGGAACGCCCTCGCCGCGCAGGGCCTGCTCGGCCTGCACCTCCCCGAGGCCGACGGCGGAGGCGGCGGCACCCTCCTCGACCTCGCCGTGGTGTTGGAGGAGCTGGGCCGCGCCGCGCTCCCCGGCCCCTGCCTGCCCACCACCCTCGCCGCCGCGCTGCTGCACCGCGCCGGCGCCCGGACTCTCGCACGAGCCCTCGCCACCGGCGAACTCGTCGGCGCCGTCGCACTCGGCCCGGGCACGCTCACCGCCGTCGAGGCCGCCGACGGCTACGTCCTGGAGGGCACCGCGCCGCCGGTCCTCGCCGGTGCCGACGCGGACCTGATCGTGCTGGCCGCCGAGGCACCCACCGAAACGGTGTGGCTCGCCGTCGACGCCGAGGCACTGGCGGTACGCGTCCAGGAGAGCGCCGACCCGACCCGGCCCACCGCCGAGGTCGTCGCACACGGCGTCCGGGTGCCCGGCGAACGGCTGCTGGACCTCGACGGCACCCTCGTCCAGGACCTGGCCGGTGTGCTGTTCGCCGCGGAGTCCTGCGGCACGGCCGCCTGGGCGCTCGCCACCGCCACCGAACACGCCACCGTACGCGAGCAGTTCGGCCGCCCCATCGGCCAGTTCCAGGCCGTCAAGCACCTCTGTGCCGACATGCTCGTACGCTGCGAGCAGGCCCGCGCCCTGGTCTGGGACGCGGCCCGCGCGGCGCACGAGCCGCCCGGCCCCCGCGGGCTGGCCGCCGCGCTCGCCACCGCCACCGCCCTGGACGCCGCCTTCAGCTGCGCCAAGGACTGCATCCAGATCCTCGGCGGCATCGGCTTCACCTGGGAGCACGACGCCCATCTGCACCTGCGCCGGGCACTGGTGGCCCGCCAGCTGCTCGGCGGCGGCGACGTCCACCGGCGGCGCGCCGCCCGCCTCGCCGCGGACGGCGTCCGGCGCGCGCTGCGCCTGGAACTGCCCGCCGAGGCCGACCGGTACCGCGCCGACGCCCGGGCCGTCATCGACCCGGTCCGCGGCCTGGACCCCGCCGCGGTACGCCGCCGGCTCGCCCCCACCGGCTACGCCGCCCCGCACCTCCCCAGGCCCTACGGGCTGGGCGCCGACCCCGTCCAGCAGCTGGCGATCCAGCAGGAGTTGGCGGCCGCCGGGGTGCGGATCAGCGAGCTGGGCATCGCCACCTGGGTGGTGCCCTCGCTGATCGCCCACGGCACCCCGGCCCAGCAGGAGCGCTTCCTGGAGCCGACGCTGCGCGGCGAACTGCGGTGGTGCCAGCTGTTCTCCGAGCCCGGGGCGGGCTCCGACCTGGCGTCGCTGCGGACCCGCGCCGAACGCGTCGGGGGCGGGGGCTGGCGGGTCAACGGCCAGAAGGTGTGGACCTCGGCCGCCCGGTGGGCCGGCCACGGCATCCTGCTGGCCCGTACCGACCCGGACGCGCCCAAGCACCAGGGGCTGACGTTCTTCGTCGTCGACATGGCGAGCCCCGGCATCGACGTCCGCCCGCTGAAGGAGATCACCGGGGAGGAGCTCTTCAACGAGGTCTACTTCGACGACGTGCTGCTGCCGGCCGACGCGGTGGTCGGTGCGGTGCACAACGGCTGGCAGGTGGCCCGCACCACGCTGGACAACGAACGCGTCCACATGGCCGACCAGTTGACCTTCGACACCGGCCTGGAGGCGATCGTCGAACGGGTCGCCGCGCCGGACGGGCCGGTGCGGGCGGGGTCCGACCCGGAGGGGCTGCTGACGAAGGTGGGCGGGCTGGCGGCCGAGGCGCACGCCCTGGGCTGCATCGGGCTGCGCACCACGCTCCGGCAGGTGTCGGGGCTGGAGCCGGGCGCCGGTGCGAGCATCCGCAAGCTGGTGCAGACCCCGCACCAGCAGAAGGTCGCCGAGCTGGCGCTGGAGCTGCTCGGCCCGGCCGGCGCGGTGCGCGAAGGGGCCGGTGAGCGGGCGCTGCACGGCTTCTTGATGTCGCGCTGTCTGACCATCGCCGGCGGCACCACCCAGGTGCAGCGCAACGTCGTGGCGGAGCGGCTGCTCGGCCTGCCCCGCGACCCGGAGCCCCGCCCCCTGATCTGA